A part of Gallus gallus isolate bGalGal1 chromosome 30, bGalGal1.mat.broiler.GRCg7b, whole genome shotgun sequence genomic DNA contains:
- the FCER2 gene encoding uncharacterized protein FCER2 isoform X1: protein MALNGGADGACENWELTKDMLLEEQSPRKSPKRAVLSLLPSSPPRAVVLLALLLALSFVFLMILILVNIQRGEISTVLAQEEA from the exons ATGGCACTGAACGGAGGTGCTGATGGCGCCTGTGAGAACTGGGAGCTCACCAAGGacatgctgctggaggagcagagcccGAGGAAATCGCCCAAAAGAG CGGTGCTGTCGCTCCTGCCCTCGTCCCCACCAAGAGCCGTtgtgctgctggccctgctccTGGCCCTCAGCTTTGTGTTCCTCATGATTCTTATCCTTGTGAACATCCAAAGAGGTGAGATAAGCACCGTGCTCGC GCAGGAGGAGGCATAA